A region from the Thermoplasmata archaeon genome encodes:
- the hdrB gene encoding CoB--CoM heterodisulfide reductase subunit B — protein sequence MAKYAFFLGCIAPLRYPGIEKATREVCAALGVELVDLEDASCCPAPGVIRAFNKKTWLAAAARNLALAEKQGLPIITICNGCYGSLFDAAYELAEDPELLAEVNKILKEIGMEYKGTTKVYHFAEVLYKEVGVEKIRNSVKNPLSYQVAAFYGCHFLKPSAIKQVDNPENPHILDDLIEATGAKSMPRKQKMLCCGAGGGLKAAFGDVAKKFTETNLENMKESGAQFIIDVCPFCHLQFDGIQKDTEYNIPVLHLSQLLGLALGMDEKQLAFSTHVTPVKL from the coding sequence ATGGCAAAGTACGCATTTTTCCTCGGATGTATCGCACCCCTCAGATACCCTGGTATCGAGAAGGCAACAAGAGAAGTCTGCGCAGCACTCGGAGTCGAGCTCGTCGACCTCGAGGACGCAAGCTGCTGTCCCGCACCTGGAGTAATCAGGGCTTTCAACAAGAAGACCTGGCTCGCAGCAGCGGCAAGGAACCTCGCTCTCGCAGAGAAGCAGGGTCTCCCGATTATCACCATCTGTAACGGATGCTACGGATCACTCTTCGACGCAGCTTACGAGCTCGCAGAGGACCCCGAACTCCTCGCAGAGGTCAACAAGATCCTCAAGGAGATCGGAATGGAGTACAAGGGAACCACAAAGGTCTACCACTTCGCAGAGGTCCTCTACAAGGAGGTCGGAGTCGAGAAGATCAGGAACTCCGTCAAGAACCCCCTGAGCTACCAGGTCGCAGCATTCTACGGATGCCACTTCCTCAAGCCCAGCGCAATCAAGCAGGTCGACAACCCCGAGAACCCCCACATCCTCGACGATCTCATCGAGGCAACCGGAGCCAAGTCCATGCCCAGGAAGCAGAAGATGCTCTGCTGTGGAGCAGGAGGAGGACTCAAGGCCGCATTCGGAGATGTCGCAAAGAAGTTCACAGAGACCAACCTCGAGAACATGAAGGAGTCCGGAGCACAGTTCATCATCGATGTCTGTCCCTTCTGCCACCTGCAGTTCGACGGAATCCAGAAGGACACGGAATACAATATCCCCGTCCTCCACCTGTCTCAGCTCCTCGGTCTCGCACTGGGAATGGATGAGAAGCAGCTCGCTTTCTCCACCCACGTCACCCCTGTGAAACTCTGA
- a CDS encoding EamA family transporter has protein sequence MWLIFAICSAVFAGLTSILAKCGLQEVDSTVATAFRTVVAMVFAWIIVLISGSYAQIDSIDADTWIFLILSGLATGASWLCYFKALQLGDVNKVVPVDKSSTVMAIMLAIIFLGETLSIPGIFGVVLILVGTILMIEKKDVKGMESKGSSWLLFAIGSAVFAALTSILGKIGMEGIDSNLGTAIRTIVVLGMSWIMIYVSHKQSKIHGIKRRDMAFIILSGLATGASWMFFFGALQMGPASVIIPIDKLSILVTIAFSYIVFREKLTKKSAIGLAGVVAGTLLLLL, from the coding sequence ATGTGGTTGATCTTCGCAATATGTTCAGCTGTATTCGCAGGACTCACCTCCATACTGGCCAAATGCGGTCTTCAGGAAGTGGATTCGACTGTGGCCACGGCCTTCCGCACCGTCGTCGCTATGGTTTTTGCTTGGATCATAGTTCTGATCAGCGGTTCTTATGCCCAGATAGATTCCATAGATGCCGATACGTGGATATTCCTGATTCTGTCAGGTCTGGCCACAGGAGCATCGTGGCTTTGCTACTTCAAAGCGCTCCAATTGGGCGATGTGAACAAAGTTGTCCCCGTGGATAAGTCCAGTACAGTCATGGCCATAATGCTAGCGATCATCTTCCTCGGAGAGACTCTAAGCATCCCGGGCATCTTCGGTGTCGTCCTGATCCTCGTCGGGACAATCCTGATGATCGAGAAGAAGGATGTGAAAGGGATGGAGAGCAAAGGCTCCAGCTGGTTGCTATTTGCCATCGGTTCTGCCGTGTTTGCTGCACTCACATCCATCCTGGGAAAGATAGGGATGGAAGGGATAGATTCCAACCTCGGTACTGCAATACGTACGATAGTAGTACTGGGGATGTCGTGGATAATGATCTACGTTTCCCATAAGCAGAGCAAGATTCACGGCATCAAGCGTAGGGATATGGCATTCATAATCCTGTCAGGTCTGGCCACGGGAGCATCCTGGATGTTCTTCTTCGGAGCCCTTCAGATGGGTCCGGCCAGTGTAATCATACCGATCGATAAGCTGAGCATTCTGGTGACTATCGCATTCTCATACATCGTATTCAGGGAGAAGCTGACGAAGAAGAGTGCGATAGGTCTCGCCGGTGTGGTAGCTGGAACGCTTTTGCTGTTGCTATGA
- a CDS encoding 30S ribosomal protein S3ae: MARQQAARKVKDKWKAKEWYKIHAPKMFNEAEIGDTPSADPEFVIGRTVEVTVQDLTGDFSKMHIKLKFKVSETEGMDAKTVFVGHDLTSDYVRRLTRRRKTKTDHVVDFYTKDGFKYRIKTMSIADRRIQSSQEEGMRAIITETLTNMGKEMTLSEIVKAIINGSLSRDLAKACHVVIPIKRIEVRKSEVLEFGEGEPEAVFTPEEMVSNEPEEAAPAEESAEEAPAETEEAPAEEASE, translated from the coding sequence ATGGCAAGACAGCAAGCAGCACGTAAGGTGAAGGACAAGTGGAAGGCGAAGGAATGGTACAAGATCCACGCCCCCAAGATGTTCAATGAGGCAGAAATCGGAGACACACCCTCGGCAGACCCCGAGTTCGTCATCGGACGTACCGTAGAGGTCACCGTCCAGGATCTGACCGGAGACTTCTCCAAGATGCACATCAAACTAAAGTTCAAGGTCAGCGAGACCGAGGGAATGGACGCGAAGACAGTCTTCGTCGGACACGACCTCACCAGCGACTACGTAAGGAGGCTCACCCGCCGTAGAAAGACCAAGACCGACCACGTCGTGGACTTCTACACAAAGGACGGCTTCAAGTACAGGATCAAGACAATGTCCATCGCGGACAGGCGTATCCAGTCCTCACAGGAAGAGGGAATGAGAGCAATCATCACCGAGACACTCACCAACATGGGAAAGGAGATGACTCTCTCCGAGATCGTCAAGGCGATCATCAACGGAAGCCTCTCCAGGGATCTGGCCAAAGCATGTCACGTCGTCATCCCCATCAAGAGAATCGAGGTCAGGAAGTCCGAGGTCCTCGAGTTCGGAGAGGGCGAGCCCGAGGCAGTCTTCACTCCTGAAGAGATGGTCTCCAACGAGCCCGAGGAAGCCGCACCCGCAGAAGAGTCGGCTGAGGAAGCACCTGCAGAGACCGAAGAGGCTCCTGCAGAGGAAGCATCCGAGTGA